The Bacillus zhangzhouensis region GTGTATACCGCTGATCATCTATATCTAGGAGCCCTGTAATCTTATAATGTTCATTGAAATCCACTGTGAGCGGTTTAATAAACATATTGAACGCACGATGACTCAGCCCGCAAATCACGACCCGTTTCACATTCCCCACCCCATTTTCTATTGGTTTTCACGAAGCTGTTTCATGAGAGACAGCGCCTCTTTTGTCTTGTCAGCATACACGGGAATGAAAGCGACCATATCTCGGTGTAATTGAAAGGTATAGCCGTTGAGTTTTTTCGTTCCTTTATTGATTTGAACTGCATAATCAACCGTTTTCCCTGTCTTTTTGTCCTCGACCGTATATGGTCCTGCTGCTTGATCGCCTATTTCCATCTCTTCCAGCAGCTGAAAGCTTTCAGGATCATCATACGCTCTAAACATTTCTTCTGGGACAAGCATCACGTCCCCCTCTTTTGAGGTAATTTCAACAAGAAGCTTTTCAGGAATCGCCGGAAAGATGCGGACGCTATAAGTCTCTTGTTTAGGCTGAAAGGCCTTCTCTACTAATTGATCTTTCATCCCCTTTGACATATCAGAAAAAATCAGGACATCGATACCGTTTGTTTTCTCCTGACAGGCAGATAAACAAAAGACAGCGATGAAACTGATGAGCCATACGGGGGCTCTTTTTTGCCTCCTCATGCCTTTTGAAAAACAGACAGCTTCTCTAGCTCAGTTAACGCCATAATAAAAGCGCCTGCCCCGTGCAAGTCATTTGTGCTCCGCTCTCTTCCAACGTAGTAATCATAAAATCCCGCAGATGTTCCAATACAAATATCATTGATGGTAAAATCACCATTTTCTTTCTCAGCCGTCTTATGCTGAATCAACCCTTGATATGCTCTGACCACATGATCAACATAAAGGAGGCTCACATACCCTTCATTCATGGCCTTGGCCATGGCGTACATGAATAAACACGATCCCGAGCTTTCAAGCCAATTGTCACTTTGATTTCCTTTATCAATGATTTGATGCCAAAGACCTGTCTTTTGATCCTGGTACTTTGCCACACTTTCCAGCATGTCTGCCAGTATTTCCTTCCACACCTTTCGTCCTCCATGCTGCTCGGGCAGGTCCTCGATCATATCTGCTAATGCAAGGACATACCAGCCAAACGATCTTGCCCAAAACTCTGGGGAACAGCCGGTCTTTTGATCAGCCCATGGCATCTTTTTTCGTTCATCCCACGCGTGATAATACAGACCTGTTTGTTCATCTTTCATATGCTTTCTCATGAGATGCTCTTGATGGATGACCATATCCACAAGTGACTCATCACCTTTCAGCTGAGCATACTTTAAGGCAAAAGGACCGCCCATGTAGAGACCATCCAGCCACATTTGATAAGCATAATTGTCTTTATGCCAAAATCCGCCCTCAGACGTGCGATTTAGCGTACGATAAAGTCCGCGCAGCTTCTCCGCTGCGAGCACATACCGCTTCTCTCTCGTTCGTTCGTAAAGAGGAAATAAAATGAGTCCTGCTTGAATGGCATCAAGCTCATCCCTGCGAAATAACAGGTTACCGTACTCATCAATGAGTGAGTCCGCATAGTTTTTCACATAATCAAAATACGCCTCATTCCCCGTTGCCTCATACAGCTTCATGACGCCGCAAAGGAAAACGCCTTGATGATAATGCCATCTTCCAGCTGGCGGCAGCTCAATCGGTGTATACACCCTCATAATAGTTTGTGCTAATTTCTCTGCATGCTCAAGCGGTGATCCCTTTTCAATCGATAAAGTCATTCTTCCTCATCCCCTTTTTAATAAATCCCTTCTTCCCCGAATTTCTTCGCTAAACGGTTTGCCAGCATGACCAAAATAAGTCCAACGGCTGCTTTAAATAAACCAACAGCAGTACTATAGCTGAATTGTCCTTGCTTAAGACCTGCTGTATAAACATACGTATCAAAAATCTCCGCTACTTCCCGGTTCGTTGCGTTCAGTAATAGATAGACATGCTCAAAGCCAAGCTCAAGCGTATCACCAATTTTTAAAATGAGCAGAACCACAATGACACTTTTAATGGCAGGAAGTGTGATGTGCCACATTTGTCTCAGTCTCCCGGCACCATCCATTTTTGCTGCTTCATATAGCTGCGGATCTACCGCTATAATCGCCGCAAGGTAAATGATCGTCGACCATCCTGCTTCCCGCCAGATCACTTGCAGAATGTACATCGGTCTAAACCATTCCTGACTAAGGAGGAAGTTAATCTTTTCCCCTCCAAAGAAAGCAATCAATTCATTAATTAACCCGCCATCTACTGTTAACAAAACAAAAGATAAGGACACGACAATGACCCATGACATGAAGTGAGGGATATAAATCATCGTCTGTACAAATTTCTTAAACAATGCCAATCTCACTTCGTTTAAAAGAAGGGCTAGTAAGATCGGAATTGGAAAGAAAATCACGACATTCATGGCAAATAAAATCAGCGTATTTTTTAATAAGATGAAAAATGTTGGTTCAGTAAACAATCGAATAAAGTGTTTGAAACCAACCCACTCACTGCCAAGAATGCCGAGAAACGGCTGGTAATCTTGAAAGGCAATGATGAGCCCCCACATTGGTACATATTTAAAGACAATAAAATAAATGAGCCCCGGCAAAATCATTAAATACAAAAATTTTTGACTAAGCAGCTGATTTAGTAAGCGCTTTCTTTTTTCGTTTTTCAAAGCTGCCGCAGGCACACCCTTGGCAGTGACATCCTCTGTTTTCATTAATAAAACCTCCCCTCATGCTAATGCATGTGTTCACTGTATCTTAAGGATGAAAAATCCGTCTACAATCATATCAACAGATCATATTTTCATAGATGAAGCTACTAAAAATGTTACATAAAACATAAGAAAATGATCCTAAACTCAGAAAATGATTATTGACAAACCTACCAATTTTTTGGATTAATGAATTAAGGGGAAAAGATTGTTTGGTTTGAAATGGGGGGTTTTATGAAAAGAAGGCAGTATAAATTTTATTACAAGCTTGTGACGTTTTTTTTCATACTTAGTACGATTCCTGTTATCATTGTCGGCATTTTTTCTTATCAGCATTCGCAAAAAACAGCACTTGAAAATATCTCAAATGAAAAGCTGGACAGCGTCAAACAAATGCAATCCAATATTGAGCATATTTTAAAAACTGTTGATCATTCTCTCACTCACTATGTCAGTTCGCCGCCTCTCCTTCAAACACTGACAGAACCTTTAACTCCAGACCAATTCCAGCTTTATAATCAAGTACAGCAGGAACTGAACTACCTGCAAACCTTTGACACCGGCCTTTCCAATATTACACTCGTCAGTAAAATGGAAGACTGGTACATGAACAATTCGGGACTTTATCATGTCACAAGCGAAGACCAGGAAAAAGCACTGACCTCTTACCTCAATATTCCAAGTCACTCCAGCTGGGCCCTTGAAAAAAACAATCCACTTGTTGCAACCAAAGAAGGAAAAGCATCCTTTTGCAAGTACAATGTGAACTTAATCAAACAACTGCCTATGAACAGCGTTCAAAAAAAAGGAATCGCTGTCGCCAGCATTCCAAGTTGCGTGATAGCTGATCATATGCCTGACTTGTCTCAATCAGATAGTATGTTTGTCATCGATGCAAATGGAAAAGTGCTACTACATAATCGCAAAGAACAAATTGGTGAATCGCTGAAACATAAAGATTTCGTCAAGCATGTGCTCTCACTTGAAAAACGATCAGGACAATTTGAAATGAAGATCGACGAACTAAACTATCAAATCACATTTCAAAAATCAGATTATAATGAATGGACGTACCTATCCTTTGTTTCTATTCCAGAACTTAAGCAGCAAACGAAATCGATTGGGTGGATTACCTTTATTATCTGCACTATTTTGTTAACGTTCTCATTACTATTTTCATGGTTTGGTTCCAGACACTTTTATAAACCAATCCGCCTATTATACGAGTCATTTGCACGCAATGAATCATTTTTGCAAAAACAGCCTTTTCAAAATGAATTTGAGTTGATTGAATCGAGTATTAAACAAATAAAAGATCGAAACCATGATTTAGAGGAACGTATTGAGCAGCAAGTGACACACTTACAGCAATACTTTATGGTACGGCTGCTGCTTGGAAAGTTGACAGATGAAGAAGTAAATAACCGGTTCCAAAGCTTAGGTTTTCCGCAGGGCTGGTCTCATTTGTCCATGCTTGTGACCCAAATCGATACGTTAAAAGGAACAACTTACGAAAAAAAGGATGCTGACTTGCTTTTATTTGCAATCAATGGACTGATCGAGCAGATTATTCCACAAGAGGAGCACCTTCAGCCAACTGTTGTCAATCAGCATCAAACAACAATTATCCTCAACCACTCAAAGTCAGAGAAAGAGTTTACTGCATATTTACACCAATTAGCAGAAATCATTCAGCAGCGTATCGAAGAAGAGCTTGGTTTATCGATCAGCATCGGAATCAGCCGCCAGTTTAAGGAGCTCACGATGGCAAAACATGCTTACATTGAAGGAAAAGAAGCTTTAAAATACAGACTCAAAGCAGAGAAAAAGTCCATTATCTTCTATGAGCATATCCAGCATGGAAAGACCTTCAAAACCCATTTTCCAAAACAGCTGCAGCATGATTTATTTGATGCGGTGAAAGCAGGCGATCAAGGCAAGGCGGATCACTATTTACATGTGCTCCTGCAATCCATTTTCTCTAAAAATGCAGGACCGCACGAATACTATATCGCCCTCGCTCGTTTTTTAAACAATTTAATTGAGCTGATGCATTTGCTTGGCATTGAATTATTTGAGGTCGAAGACAACAAGATGCTCTATGATACGATTTTTGAATTTAAAACCTTTGAAGATACAGAGGCATGGCTGAAACATGAGATCATTCGGCCAATTATTGACCAGCTTGCTGCACGTGAAGACTCACAATACAAAAACATCTCAGAAAAAATCATTCATATTATTCATCAAGAATTCGACTCAGATCTCACATTGGATGAAATCGCCACACGCCTGCATTACAATCCCAATTATTTAAGCAGTATTTTCAGAAAGGAAATGGATATCTCCTTTAGTGAATATCTTTCCTCTTACAGACACCATGTCGCCAAAAATTGGCTTGTAGAGACCGATATGTCCGTCAAAGAAATTTCGGAAAAACTGAAATATAAAAACCCGCAAAATTTCATCCGATCCTTCAAAAAGCTGGAAGGCACAACTCCTGGGAAATACCGCGAACAAAAAAAAGGCACATAAGACAAAGAGTCCCGCTCTCACAAGAAAAACGGGACTCTTTTATTTAAACTGTTCATTTAAGATGCTGTCTTCCAGCACTGAAAGCGGCTTTCCGTATTCACTTAATTCATATTCCAGTTTAGGCGGTCGTGACAGATACATTTAGGCTTGTGCATACAGGCTGGATTGGCGGATCATGGTCCTCAGCGTAGCAATTCTACAGCATTAGTTGATGCTGTCAAAACCGCCATTCAATGAGGCTATCGCAATATTGAGTGGCGGTTTATGGAAATGAAGAAGGTGTTGGACGAAGCAGCTTGGTTTAGCAGAAACAGGCCGGTTGAAGGCGTGCATTGGAAACCTTGTACCGTGAAAGAATAGTCAGAGCTGTCGGAGTGACAGAAAACACTCTATACGTATATGAGCACACACGGCATTCAAACTGATGAGGATATGCGACTTTAAAAAACACCCCCACTTTTTTGCTTTGCGGGAGTGTTCCCATCAATTATTTTGATTTTTTAAAGGAAGCTTCATATTCTTCTATGATTTTATTCCCGCCATTTGATTTCCATTTCTCGACCGCTTTCTGAAATTGATCTTCACTGATGTCTCCAAGAATGAACTTATACGTCGCATCATCAATAATTTTCTTCAATTCGTTTCCACGCTCTGATGCTGTTTCTGAATACAGGCTTTCAGCAGGATTGGCAACGATGATGTTTTTATTGTCTTCTTCTAGCTCTTCATACTTAGAGCGAATGGCATCCCCTTTATTTTTCAAGTAACGTTTATCAATGCCTACAAGACTGACAAGCGGCTGTACATCTGTCTGCCAGCTTTTCACTTGGCTTTTTTCCCTGACAAATGTATTCCCTTCTTCTTTCTTATAATGCCGGCCATCTATACCGTACGTCATAAGGCCATATACATCTTCTTCAGCAATGCGATCAAAGAAGGCCAGAATCCGTTTTAATTCTGCCTCTGATTTCACGCTTGTTTTAGGGAATGCGAAGATGCCATTATGACCACCTGATGCCCACACACGTTCTTTTCCATCTGGACCTTTGATTCGGTTGATAATATCTACTTTCATGTTTTTATCTGTCGCATCATCTCTCACGTTCACGGCATCTACCATATTTCCAACATAGATGCCTGCTTTTCCTTGTGAGAATAATTCCTGCTGCTGAGTTTTGCTTGTCACTGGGAAGTCTTTGTTGATATAGCCATTGTCACGCAGCTTTTTCATGTATTTCATTGTCTTCATGTACTCCTCTGTCATAAAGTCTGGCGTGAATTTCCCGTTTTCTTCTTTCCAGTCTGTTGGCATTCCTTCATATGAACCAAGTGTTTTAAATGCGCCATAAATTAAATCGTTCCGATCCGTAAAGCCAATTGTATCGGCTTTTCCGTTTTGATTCGGGTCTTTTTCAGTAAAGGCTTTGGCTACTTCATACAGATCATCCAATGTTTTTGGTGTATCCAAATTTAAATTTTCAAGCCAATCCTTTCGAATGACAATCCCTTGTCTTGAAAGTGGTCTTTCTCTATAGATGCCATAAAGCTTGCCGTCTATAGAGACGTTTTTATTAATCAGTTCGTTCATCTTACTTAAATTTGGATAATCCTTTAAATACGGTCCGACTTCCCAGAACATGCCTGATCTGAATGCATTAATCGCAGACGAATTTTTAATGTCTTGAATTGTCACAATTTGCGGCAAATTCCCTGCTGCAAGTGCGGAATTTAAACGATCTTCTTTCACAGAATCAGGTACCCATGTAATATCAAGCTCTGTATTTGTGAGCTTCTCAATCTCTTTTAAAACTGAATCCTTCGGCGGCTGCTGATGATATAAAATCGCCATCCATGTCAGCTTTACCTTTTTCTCCAAATCAACCTTCTCATCTGATGAGTTTGTCCCTTTACTTGAACATGCTGACAGAATACCGCTTGCTGCAAATAACAGGACAAACACAATCAGCCATAATTTTTTTCTCCCCATAAGATCCCTCCGTTGTTCCATCTTTTTAACCCTTTACAGAACCTAGTAATGCCCCTTTGTTGAAATGCTTTTGAATAAATGGATAGACAAGCAGAACCGGAATGGTAGCCACAACAATGACAGCCATTTTAATCGTTTGGTCTGGCGGTGGTGTCGATGAGCCCATATCTGACATATCCCCTTGCATTCCACTTGAGACAATGACAATCTGTCTTAGCAGCACCTGAATCGGCCATTTCATGGAATCATTTAAATACAAAATGGCAGTCATATACGTATTCCAATATGTGACGGCATAAAAAAGTGAAATGGTTGCAATGGCTGGCAAAGAAAGTGGCAGCACAATTTTAAAGAAAATCCCTAAATCGTTACAGCCATCCATCTTCGCTGATTCCTCAAGACTTGCCGGTATGTTTTGAAAAAAGTTTTTCAAAATGATTAAATTGAACGCATTGATTGCAACCGGTAGAATAAGTGACCAATAGCTATCAAGCAGACCGAGTGTTTTCACCACAATAAACGTCGGAATCATACCTCCGCTAAACAGCATCGTGAAGACAACAAGAAACATCAGTGTTCTCCGGCCTTTTAGCTCCTGACGAGACAGCCCGTATGCCATAAGCGAGGACAAAAACATGCTGACAGCTGTTCCAACGAGCGTCACAAGAATGGACACAATGAGGCTGCGATACACAATATCTGTAGAAAAAATGTATCGATATGCCTCTAGAGAAAACGTCGTCGGGAACAAGATAAACTTCTTCGTAATGACCTCTTCTACTGTTGCAAAAGAAGCAGCAATGACATGGATGAACGGAAGCACACATATTAATGCGAACATGAATAGAAAAGAGTAATTAAATAAATTGAACAACCGGCCTTTAATAGAACGATCTATGTTCATCACACCCTTTCTCTGAAAGTCTGAAAGCGTTATCATTCCATCTGAAAGCAAGCTACAGCCTGTGACGATATCGTGATTAAAATGTAACAAACGGGGGAAGAAAGCGTCTATAATCATCTTGACAGACCAACTGGATGGATCATATCAGCCGTGCTTTTATGTTCATGAAACAAAAGAATAAGATCATTAGCTCATGACATGATCATGCCCTATGCCTGATCCTTTTCTCCGAGGATTTCCGTCGTATTGACATCTGGTTTGTAGCCTAACTCCTGTTTTGTTTTCTCAGTAGACCACGGCTTTTCTTCATTCTCTGATACCGCATAATAGGTCCCAAAGGGAATATCTGTTTCAATCGCTGCCTTTGTCAAACCTGCAAGATCTTCATGTGACAGCAGTGTTCTTTTTGTTCTTTGTTTTGTGTGTAATGCCTTCATCTCATCTGTCACAACTGTCCCAATCCTTAAATTGATGACAGACATTCCCGTTTGATCGTGAAACAAACGTCCTAGCTGTTCGGAAGCAAATTTTAAAATGCCATAGACATTTTTAGCCGCAGGCACATCGTCAGTTGTAATCTGCCGTCCAAGTAAGGAGCGTCCATCCTCTTCATAACGATCCGTCACATGGTTGCTGCTTGCAAAAATGACTTTTCGTATGCCAAGCCGCGTAGCTGAACGAAACATATAATAGGTACTCCTCCAAAAAATATCATTCATCTTTGCAAATTCCTCATGATCCATCACATCATGCGTCATGTCCATGTTTAGAAGGTGCAAGATGACATCTGTTTCCCGCGGTATCGCCTCATATAAATGCTGTTCATTCGCTGCATCTGCTAAAATGACTCCTTCTACACAGCTTTTTTGATCAATAATCGTGACGTTGTACTCAGTAGAGAGTGCTTTTGTTAAAATACGTCCAATCACACCGCATCCGCCAATAATGGTGATTCTTTTCATCTGTCTCCTCCTTTCTTTTGACGTAGTATATCCAAGCATTTCTTGATTACAGCCACTTTTTCAAAAATCGTATCGCCTCGTGACGCATAACGGCTGTTTCAAAATGACCTGCATGAAGACGGGTAAGCTGATATCGTTCTTTCAATGCAGCAGCTTGATAGGTTTGACTCAATACCTCCCGAATCCTTCCAACGCCTTCAGCAGGCGTGAGCTGATCAAGTTTACCAACTAAGCTTAAATGCGGTCTTGGAAAAATCATTTCTTGAATTTCAGCTGCTGTAAAATGCTTCGCTAAGTTCGGTACATAGTAATAAAAGCCGTGCCTGTCCAATTTGTTCGTTTCAATTAATGCATGATGATCCACCTGTGCGCATAGATCAATACACACACTGACCCTCTCATCAAGCGCAGCCGTCCACCAGGAAAGGAGACCGCCCATTGACATCCCAAAGACAGCTAACCGGTCCGCCAGCACATCAGATCGAGACAGCAAATAATCAATCGCACACATGCTTTCATACAGCATCATGCCCCACATCACTTTTCCTGTTAAAAGCATTTCCTTAAAAATTTCACTTTCTGTTCTTCCTCTTCTCTCACCAAACCCTGCATGATCAATAGCCAGTACACTATATCCTTTTGACGTAAACTCTTTTGCATATGAAGGTGTTTGCAAATAATGGGCACCCTTTAACAACTCTTCCTTCCCATTCACGTAATTCCCGCCATGAGAGTGCTGGAACAGCACAACGGGTCTTTTTTTCACCGTATCCTTCGGTTTCAAGAAATAAGCAGGGACTTCCTCTACACCATTCATGGAGAGAATGAGTGTTTCCACTACATATGATTCACGTTCCTCCATTTTTAACGTATAAGCCTCCACGCGATGACGTTCCGGCATTTCTCCTAACAGACTGAGCAGTTGTTCACGTTTGCTTTCATTTTCCAATGACGTCACTCCTCATTTTCTTGATCACCTGTTAAAATACGAGACCGATGCGGGAATCACCTTGTTTTCGACAAAATTATGTCCCGGGAAATAAAGAACACCCACCGGTTCATACCGATGGGTGTCATCATTAGTTCGCAACAATATTGACAAGCTTCCCAGGAACCGCAATCACTTTACGAATGGTTTTCCCTTCAAGCTGTTCTTTTACGCGTGCATCATTTTTCGCAAGCTCTTCTAATTGCTCCCTTGTTGCATCAGCAGGAACGGTTAATTTTGCTTTCACTTTACCGTTAAGCTGTACGACAATTTCAACTTCATCGTCGACAAGCTTTGACTCATCATATTGAGGCCATGCTTCATAAGAAATAGACCCTTCATGACCAAGTTTATTCCAAAGCTCTTCTGCTAAATGCGGTGCAATTGGAGAAAGAAGCTTTACAAAGCCTTCTGCATATTCTTTTGGCAGTGTATCCGCCTTATAGGCATCGTTGATAAACACCATTAATTGTGAAATTCCTGTATTGAAACGCAAGCCTTCATAATGATCCGTTACCTTCATTACTGTTTCATGATAGCTGCGTTCTAATGCGCCGCCAGATTGCTCCGTCACTTTATCACTGAGTGAGCCGTCTTCATTTATAAATAGACGCCATACACGATCAAGGAAACGACGAGCGCCATCAAGTCCTTTTTCAGACCAAGCAATTGACGCATCTAAAGGTCCCATGAACATTTCATAAAGTCGTAATGTATCCGCACCATGAGATGCTACAATATCATCTGGGTTGACCACATTCCCTTTTGATTTACTCATTTTTTCATTGTTTTCCCCAAGAATCATGCCTTGGTTGTACAATTTCATGAAAGGTTCTTTTGTTGGAACAACACCGATATCATACAAGAACTTATGCCAGAAACGTGCATATAGAAGATGCAGTACAGCATGTTCTGCTCCGCCGATATACACATCAACTGGAAGCCATTTCTTCAGCTTCTCAGGAGATGCAAGCTCTTCTGAGTTATGAGGATCAATATAACGTAAGAAATACCAGCAGCTGCCTGCCCATTGCGGCATTGTATTTGTTTCACGGCGGCCTTTCTTACCTGTAACAGGATCTACAACCTCAACCCAGTCTTTAATATTAGCCAATGGTGATTCACCTGTACCACTTGGCTTAATCTCAGTCGTCTTAGGCAAGATCAGAGGAAGTTCATCCTCTGAAACGGCTGAAGATGTTCCATCTTCCCAATGAATGATTGGAATTGGCTCACCCCAGTAGCGCTGACGGCTGAACAGCCAGTCTCTTAAACGATATGTGACTTTCTTTTCACCTTTTTGATGTTCTTCAAGCCATGCAATCGTTTTTTCAATCGCTTCTTCTTTTCCTAAGCCATTTAGGAAATCCGAGTTAATGTGCTTTCCATCACCTGTATAGGCTTCTTTTTCAATGTCTCCGCCTTCTACAACTTCTTTCATTGGAAGATCAAAGGTTTTGGCAAATTCATAGTCACGTTCATCATGGGCAGGAACCGCCATAATGGCTCCAGTTCCATAAGTCGCCAGCACGTAATCGGCAATCCAGATCGGCATCTTTTCACCATTTAAAGGATTGATGGCATACGCGCCTGTGAAAATACCCGTCTTCGTTTTAGCAAGATCTGTCCGCTCTAAATCACTCTTTGATTGAATCTCTTTGATATACGCGTTGACAGCTTCTTTTTGGGCATCTGATGTAATTTTTTCAACAAGTGCATGCTCTGGTGCAAGCACTGCATATGTTGCACCAAACAGTGTATCAGGACGCGTTGTAAAAACCGTAAACTGTTCGTCATGTCCTTCTACTTCAAAATGAACGTGCGCACCTTCAGAGCGTCCGATCCAGTTACGCTGCATATCTTTGATGCTTTCAGGCCAATCAATGTCCTCTAAATCTTCTAACAGCCTGTCCGCATATGCTGTAATCTTTAGCATCCACTGCTTCATAGGACGTCTTTCAACAGGATGGCCTCCGCGTTCACTTTTTCCATCAATGACTTCTTCGTTTGCAAGCACTGTACCAAGCGCTGGGCACCAGTTCACTGGTACTTCATCGATATAGGCCAATCCTTTTTCGTACAATTTCAAGAAAATCCATTGTGTCCATTTGTAGTAATTCGGATCTGTCGTGTTGATTTCTCGATCCCAATCATACGAGAACCCTAGTGATTGAATTTGGCGGCGGAAGTTATTGATGTTCTCTTCTGTAAAGGCCGCCGGGTCATTCCCTGTATCAAGTGCATACTGTTCTGCCGGTAGACCAAATGCGTCCCATCCCATTGGATGAAGAACATCATATCCCTGCATACGTTTCATGCGTGATAAAATATCCGTTGCTGTATAGCCCTCAGGGTGCCCGACATGAAGCCCTGCTCCTGATGGATATGGAAACATATCAAGTGCATAAAACTTCGGTTTATCTTCCGAGTCAGATGTGGCGAATGTTTTATGTGTCAGCCAATAATCCTGCCACTTCTTTTCAATTTCCCGGTGCTGAAAACTCAATGTGAAAACCTCCT contains the following coding sequences:
- a CDS encoding dienelactone hydrolase family protein, with the translated sequence MPERHRVEAYTLKMEERESYVVETLILSMNGVEEVPAYFLKPKDTVKKRPVVLFQHSHGGNYVNGKEELLKGAHYLQTPSYAKEFTSKGYSVLAIDHAGFGERRGRTESEIFKEMLLTGKVMWGMMLYESMCAIDYLLSRSDVLADRLAVFGMSMGGLLSWWTAALDERVSVCIDLCAQVDHHALIETNKLDRHGFYYYVPNLAKHFTAAEIQEMIFPRPHLSLVGKLDQLTPAEGVGRIREVLSQTYQAAALKERYQLTRLHAGHFETAVMRHEAIRFLKKWL
- the leuS gene encoding leucine--tRNA ligase, with translation MSFQHREIEKKWQDYWLTHKTFATSDSEDKPKFYALDMFPYPSGAGLHVGHPEGYTATDILSRMKRMQGYDVLHPMGWDAFGLPAEQYALDTGNDPAAFTEENINNFRRQIQSLGFSYDWDREINTTDPNYYKWTQWIFLKLYEKGLAYIDEVPVNWCPALGTVLANEEVIDGKSERGGHPVERRPMKQWMLKITAYADRLLEDLEDIDWPESIKDMQRNWIGRSEGAHVHFEVEGHDEQFTVFTTRPDTLFGATYAVLAPEHALVEKITSDAQKEAVNAYIKEIQSKSDLERTDLAKTKTGIFTGAYAINPLNGEKMPIWIADYVLATYGTGAIMAVPAHDERDYEFAKTFDLPMKEVVEGGDIEKEAYTGDGKHINSDFLNGLGKEEAIEKTIAWLEEHQKGEKKVTYRLRDWLFSRQRYWGEPIPIIHWEDGTSSAVSEDELPLILPKTTEIKPSGTGESPLANIKDWVEVVDPVTGKKGRRETNTMPQWAGSCWYFLRYIDPHNSEELASPEKLKKWLPVDVYIGGAEHAVLHLLYARFWHKFLYDIGVVPTKEPFMKLYNQGMILGENNEKMSKSKGNVVNPDDIVASHGADTLRLYEMFMGPLDASIAWSEKGLDGARRFLDRVWRLFINEDGSLSDKVTEQSGGALERSYHETVMKVTDHYEGLRFNTGISQLMVFINDAYKADTLPKEYAEGFVKLLSPIAPHLAEELWNKLGHEGSISYEAWPQYDESKLVDDEVEIVVQLNGKVKAKLTVPADATREQLEELAKNDARVKEQLEGKTIRKVIAVPGKLVNIVAN